A window of the Fuscovulum sp. genome harbors these coding sequences:
- the hemN gene encoding oxygen-independent coproporphyrinogen III oxidase, which produces MTHESQLTRLGLFDARVPRYTSYPTAPHFAPGVGESAFVEWIQAIPAGSAISLYLHVPFCRRLCWFCACRTQGTSSDIPVRAYAATLKAEIALLKRHLAPGITLSRLHWGGGTPTLLPADLMRDLADTIFATVPMGDGAEFSVEIDPNEIDEDRLDALAASGMNRASIGVQDFDPEIQKTIGREQSYDLTRRVADMIRARGVRSLNADILYGLPHQTRTRIADSVQKLLTLTPDRVALYGYAHVPWMSRRQQMIPSDAMPTPEERLGLFETARQLFTWDGYQEIGIDHFARPDDSMAIAARNGTLRRNFQGYTDDTAPVLIGLGASSISRFPQGYAQNVSGTSDYTKAIRAGHFSTHHGHVFAGEDLLRARIIEALMSDFHVSRDELLRSFATPADRVDQLLRAASDAFPGMVDLSSDGLSIPPKARPLTRMIARAFDAYDHSKAQHSAAI; this is translated from the coding sequence ATGACACATGAATCGCAACTCACCCGCCTTGGTCTTTTTGACGCGCGCGTTCCGCGGTACACCAGTTACCCCACCGCGCCGCACTTCGCGCCGGGTGTCGGTGAAAGCGCGTTTGTTGAGTGGATACAGGCAATCCCGGCCGGTTCGGCTATCTCGCTCTACCTGCATGTGCCCTTCTGCCGCCGCCTGTGCTGGTTCTGCGCCTGCCGCACACAGGGCACCTCCTCCGATATCCCCGTCCGCGCCTATGCTGCCACGCTCAAGGCGGAAATCGCGCTGCTGAAACGCCACCTCGCCCCCGGCATCACCCTGTCGCGGCTGCATTGGGGCGGCGGCACGCCCACCCTTCTGCCGGCCGATCTGATGCGCGATCTGGCCGACACGATCTTTGCCACTGTCCCCATGGGCGACGGCGCAGAATTCTCGGTCGAGATTGACCCGAACGAAATTGACGAAGACCGCCTCGACGCACTCGCCGCCTCGGGCATGAACCGCGCCTCCATCGGGGTGCAGGATTTCGACCCCGAGATTCAAAAAACCATCGGCCGCGAACAAAGCTACGATCTGACCCGCCGCGTCGCCGACATGATCCGTGCGCGCGGCGTGCGCAGCCTGAACGCCGATATCCTTTATGGCCTGCCGCATCAGACGCGCACGCGGATCGCGGATTCGGTCCAGAAACTGCTCACCCTGACCCCCGACCGTGTGGCGCTTTACGGCTATGCCCATGTCCCATGGATGAGCCGCCGCCAACAGATGATCCCGTCCGACGCGATGCCCACACCGGAAGAACGCCTCGGCCTGTTCGAGACCGCGCGGCAGCTGTTCACCTGGGATGGCTATCAGGAAATCGGGATCGACCATTTCGCTCGCCCCGATGACAGCATGGCTATTGCTGCCCGCAACGGCACACTGCGCCGCAACTTTCAGGGCTATACCGATGACACCGCCCCCGTCCTGATCGGCCTCGGCGCTTCATCCATCAGCCGTTTTCCGCAGGGCTATGCGCAGAACGTCTCGGGCACCTCTGATTACACCAAGGCCATCCGCGCTGGCCATTTCTCCACTCATCACGGCCATGTCTTCGCGGGCGAAGACTTGCTCCGCGCGCGGATCATCGAAGCGCTGATGTCGGATTTCCACGTCAGCCGGGATGAGCTGTTGCGCAGCTTCGCCACCCCCGCCGACCGGGTCGATCAACTGCTCCGCGCGGCCAGCGACGCCTTCCCCGGCATGGTGGATCTGTCCTCCGATGGGCTGTCCATCCCGCCCAAGGCGCGGCCCCTGACCCGCATGATCGCCCGCGCCTTTGATGCCTATGATCACAGCAAGGCACAGCACTCTGCCGCGATCTGA
- a CDS encoding cbb3-type cytochrome c oxidase subunit 3, which translates to METYSFLREFADSWALVALTLIFIGVVIWAFRPGSRPVHDEAAMQIFRNETKPAGEAGRDTDRAPASSQKEA; encoded by the coding sequence ATGGAAACCTACAGCTTTCTGAGGGAATTCGCGGACAGTTGGGCGCTGGTGGCGCTGACGCTGATCTTTATCGGGGTGGTGATCTGGGCCTTTCGTCCCGGCAGTCGCCCTGTGCATGACGAAGCCGCCATGCAGATCTTTCGAAACGAGACGAAACCGGCGGGCGAGGCCGGGCGCGATACGGATCGCGCCCCCGCCAGCAGCCAGAAGGAGGCGTGA
- the ccoO gene encoding cytochrome-c oxidase, cbb3-type subunit II, whose translation MAFLDKHKAIETHATLLLVLSLLVVSIGGIVQIVPLFYLENTIEKVEGVRPYSPLELAGRDIYIREGCYVCHSQMIRPMRDEVERYGHYSLAAESMYDHPFQWGSKRTGPDLARVGGRYSDAWHVDHLTDPQSVVPESVMPKYGYLLNREIDGRYITQIMNTHRFVGVPYDEAMMENAVADFTAQGDPNSDYAGLQERYAKANVSNFDGQPQLTEMDALIAYLQVLGTMVDFSTFTPDASR comes from the coding sequence ATGGCTTTTCTTGATAAGCATAAAGCGATTGAGACCCATGCGACCCTGCTGCTGGTGTTGTCGCTTCTGGTGGTGAGCATCGGTGGGATCGTGCAGATCGTGCCGCTGTTCTATCTGGAGAACACGATCGAGAAGGTGGAAGGGGTGCGCCCTTATTCACCGTTGGAGCTGGCCGGGCGCGACATCTATATCCGCGAGGGTTGCTATGTCTGCCACAGCCAGATGATCCGGCCGATGCGGGATGAGGTGGAGCGGTATGGCCACTACTCGCTGGCGGCAGAGTCGATGTACGACCATCCGTTCCAGTGGGGGTCAAAGCGGACCGGGCCCGATCTGGCCCGCGTTGGCGGCCGCTATTCCGACGCCTGGCATGTGGATCACCTGACCGATCCGCAATCGGTGGTGCCGGAATCGGTGATGCCTAAGTATGGCTATCTGCTGAACCGCGAAATCGACGGGCGCTATATCACGCAAATCATGAACACCCATCGTTTCGTGGGCGTGCCATATGACGAAGCGATGATGGAAAACGCGGTGGCGGATTTCACGGCGCAGGGCGACCCGAACAGCGATTATGCCGGGTTGCAGGAGCGTTATGCCAAGGCGAACGTGTCGAATTTCGACGGACAACCGCAACTGACCGAGATGGACGCGCTGATCGCCTATCTGCAGGTTCTGGGGACGATGGTCGACTTTTCGACCTTTACCCCGGATGCGAGCCGGTAA
- a CDS encoding Crp/Fnr family transcriptional regulator, with protein sequence MAHHDLQIASHDCGDCPIRHRAVCSRCEADELAKLEQIKYYRSYQAGQTVIWSGDRMDFVASVVTGIATLTQTMEDGRRQMVGLLLPSDFVGRPGRSTAAYDVTATTDLVMCCFRKKPFEELMQSTPHVAQRLLEMTLDELDAAREWMLLLGRKTAREKIASLLAIIARRDASLKPKTAKGGIVFDLPLTREEMADYLGLTLETVSRQVSALKRDGVIELEGKRHIIVPDFDRLMEETGDDSDGGYLN encoded by the coding sequence ATGGCCCATCATGACCTGCAAATCGCGTCGCATGACTGTGGGGATTGTCCGATCCGGCATCGTGCGGTCTGTTCGCGCTGTGAAGCGGATGAGTTGGCGAAGCTGGAACAGATCAAGTATTACCGCAGCTATCAGGCCGGACAGACGGTGATCTGGTCGGGCGACCGGATGGATTTCGTGGCGTCGGTTGTGACCGGGATCGCCACTTTGACCCAGACGATGGAAGACGGGCGGCGGCAGATGGTTGGGTTGCTGTTGCCATCGGATTTCGTGGGGCGGCCGGGGCGGTCGACAGCGGCCTATGATGTGACGGCGACGACCGATCTGGTCATGTGCTGTTTCCGCAAGAAACCCTTTGAGGAGCTGATGCAATCCACGCCGCATGTGGCGCAGCGGTTGCTGGAGATGACTCTGGACGAGCTGGATGCGGCGCGGGAGTGGATGCTGCTGTTGGGGCGGAAGACGGCGCGGGAAAAGATCGCGTCGCTTCTGGCGATCATCGCGCGGCGGGATGCCAGCCTGAAGCCCAAAACCGCGAAAGGCGGCATCGTGTTCGATCTGCCGCTGACGCGGGAAGAGATGGCGGATTATCTGGGCCTGACGCTGGAGACAGTGAGCCGTCAGGTGAGCGCGTTGAAGCGGGATGGTGTGATCGAGCTGGAAGGCAAGCGCCACATCATCGTGCCGGATTTCGACCGGTTGATGGAAGAGACCGGCGATGATAGCGATGGCGGCTATCTGAACTGA
- a CDS encoding ABC transporter ATP-binding protein, producing the protein MTTVLEVEGLTVRFRQDGRVIEAVKGVSFTVGKGETVALVGESGSGKSVTALSTVSLLPDSAAVEGSIRYLGREMVGASEPDLRRVRGNDISFIFQEPMTSLNPLHTIERQLGESLALHQGLSGDAARARIVELLHKVGIADGESRLGAYPHQLSGGQRQRVMIAMALANGPELLIADEPTTALDVTIQAQILDLLAELKAREGLSLLFITHDLGIVRRIADRVCVMQGGEIVEQGPAAEIFANPQHPYTRKLLAAEPKGMPEPIATDAPEVVRTENLRVWFPIQRGLLRKTVGYVKAVNDASLSVRAGETLGIVGESGSGKTTLALAILRLTQSEGPVVFMGRDLRQAGGRELRAVRRDMQVVFQDPFGSLSPRMTAEQIIAEGLGVHGVDPGRDRREMVAEIMAEVGLDPAWMGRYPHEFSGGQRQRIAIARAMILRPKLVVLDEPTSALDMTVQVQIVDLLRALQRKWGLAYIFISHDLRVVKALSHRVMVMKSGDVVEAGDSAAVFGSPQNAYTIALMAAAFGGAAA; encoded by the coding sequence ATGACCACGGTGCTGGAGGTTGAGGGGCTGACTGTGCGCTTCCGTCAGGACGGGCGCGTGATCGAGGCGGTGAAGGGTGTCAGTTTCACCGTCGGCAAAGGTGAGACGGTGGCATTGGTGGGGGAGAGCGGATCGGGGAAATCCGTGACCGCGCTGTCCACCGTATCGCTGCTGCCTGACAGCGCGGCGGTGGAGGGGTCCATCCGATACCTGGGCCGCGAGATGGTGGGGGCGAGTGAGCCGGACCTGCGCCGCGTGCGGGGCAATGACATCAGTTTCATCTTTCAGGAACCGATGACGAGCCTGAACCCGCTGCACACGATCGAACGGCAGTTGGGCGAGAGCCTTGCCTTGCATCAGGGCCTGTCGGGCGATGCGGCGCGGGCGCGGATCGTGGAACTGCTACACAAGGTGGGCATTGCCGATGGCGAAAGCCGGCTGGGGGCCTATCCGCATCAGCTGTCAGGTGGGCAGCGGCAGCGGGTGATGATTGCGATGGCGCTGGCCAACGGGCCGGAACTGCTGATCGCGGATGAACCGACCACGGCGCTGGACGTGACGATTCAGGCGCAGATATTGGACCTGCTGGCCGAACTGAAGGCGCGGGAAGGGCTGAGCCTTTTGTTCATCACCCATGATCTTGGGATCGTGCGGCGGATCGCGGACCGGGTTTGCGTGATGCAGGGCGGCGAGATTGTGGAACAGGGCCCGGCGGCCGAGATTTTCGCCAACCCCCAGCATCCCTATACCCGCAAGCTGCTGGCGGCAGAGCCGAAGGGGATGCCTGAGCCGATTGCCACAGACGCGCCCGAAGTGGTGCGGACGGAAAACCTGCGGGTGTGGTTCCCGATTCAGCGCGGTTTGCTGCGCAAGACGGTGGGTTATGTGAAGGCAGTCAATGACGCGTCGCTTTCGGTGCGGGCGGGCGAGACCTTGGGGATCGTGGGCGAAAGCGGTTCGGGCAAGACGACGCTGGCGCTGGCGATCCTGCGGCTGACGCAATCGGAGGGGCCTGTCGTGTTCATGGGCCGCGACCTGCGGCAGGCGGGCGGGCGTGAGTTGCGCGCGGTGCGGCGCGACATGCAGGTGGTGTTTCAAGACCCGTTCGGCAGCCTGTCGCCGCGCATGACGGCAGAGCAGATCATTGCCGAGGGGCTGGGCGTGCATGGGGTGGATCCCGGGCGCGACCGGCGCGAGATGGTGGCCGAGATCATGGCTGAGGTGGGCCTAGACCCGGCCTGGATGGGGCGCTACCCGCATGAGTTTTCGGGCGGGCAGCGGCAGCGCATCGCGATTGCGCGGGCAATGATCCTGCGGCCAAAGCTGGTGGTGCTGGATGAGCCGACATCGGCGCTGGACATGACAGTGCAGGTGCAGATCGTGGATCTGCTGCGGGCATTGCAGCGGAAATGGGGTTTGGCCTATATCTTCATCAGCCACGATCTGCGTGTGGTGAAGGCGCTTTCGCACAGGGTAATGGTGATGAAGTCTGGTGATGTGGTTGAGGCGGGCGACAGCGCGGCGGTTTTCGGATCGCCGCAGAATGCGTACACGATTGCCCTGATGGCTGCGGCCTTCGGGGGGGCGGCGGCGTGA
- a CDS encoding cytochrome c biogenesis protein CcdA, whose product MLQLLLAYGAGLLTLINPCVLPVLPIVLASALSADRRAPLRLALGMSLSFVVLGVGLSAAGSSLGLSPERAAQGAALLMAVFGLFMLVPSLSAGFATATAGLAARADQSIRTDWAASPKGQILGGLLLGAVWSPCIGPTLGAAISLAAQRTDLLGATLVMIAFAAGVSTLILALAYGAKSQLQARKALLARLAPKAKPILGAAFLAVGLFLWFGLNHPVEAWLLDTLPPWLTDLSVAL is encoded by the coding sequence ATGCTGCAACTTCTTCTTGCCTATGGCGCTGGTCTGCTCACGCTGATCAATCCTTGCGTCCTTCCGGTGCTGCCCATCGTGCTGGCCTCGGCCTTGTCAGCAGACCGGCGTGCGCCGCTGCGCCTTGCCCTTGGCATGAGCCTGTCTTTCGTCGTGCTGGGTGTCGGTCTCTCCGCCGCGGGGTCCAGCCTTGGCCTGTCACCCGAACGCGCGGCGCAGGGGGCGGCGCTTTTGATGGCTGTCTTCGGCCTGTTCATGCTGGTTCCCAGCCTGTCAGCCGGTTTCGCAACAGCCACGGCTGGCCTCGCCGCCCGCGCCGATCAGTCCATCCGCACCGATTGGGCGGCCTCACCCAAAGGTCAAATCCTTGGCGGCCTTCTCCTCGGCGCGGTCTGGAGCCCCTGTATCGGCCCCACGCTCGGCGCGGCCATCTCGCTCGCGGCCCAACGCACCGATCTTCTGGGCGCAACGCTGGTGATGATCGCCTTCGCCGCCGGCGTCTCGACCCTCATCCTTGCGCTGGCCTATGGCGCGAAATCCCAGCTTCAGGCGCGCAAGGCGCTTCTGGCCCGCCTCGCCCCCAAGGCCAAGCCGATCCTCGGCGCAGCCTTCCTCGCCGTCGGCCTCTTCCTCTGGTTCGGCCTCAACCACCCGGTCGAGGCCTGGCTGCTCGACACGCTTCCCCCGTGGCTGACCGATCTTTCGGTCGCCCTTTGA
- a CDS encoding thioredoxin family protein: protein MITRRTLLASGAALLALPMAAQAEMAKLFYTPGLAEKDMADGRVILLDFWASWCSTCRAQVRVMDELRAENPAYDAAIRFITVDWDEHGEGELSKSLNIPRRSTLVLLKGKTELGRSVAGTSRDEIKALLDAGLAAAGA from the coding sequence ATGATCACCCGCCGCACCCTGCTTGCCTCTGGCGCTGCCCTGCTTGCCCTGCCCATGGCAGCGCAGGCCGAAATGGCCAAGCTGTTCTACACCCCCGGCCTTGCCGAAAAGGACATGGCCGATGGCCGCGTGATCCTGCTCGATTTCTGGGCCAGCTGGTGTTCCACCTGCCGCGCACAAGTCCGCGTGATGGATGAACTGCGCGCTGAGAACCCCGCCTATGACGCTGCCATCCGCTTCATCACTGTCGATTGGGATGAACATGGCGAAGGCGAATTGTCCAAAAGCCTGAACATCCCGCGCCGGTCGACGCTCGTTCTGCTCAAGGGGAAAACCGAACTCGGCCGCAGCGTCGCAGGCACGTCGCGTGACGAAATCAAGGCGCTGCTAGATGCAGGTCTGGCCGCCGCCGGGGCCTGA
- the ccoP gene encoding cytochrome-c oxidase, cbb3-type subunit III, which produces MCAKQVTKKPSEPVGTTGHQWDGIEELNNPMPRWWVWTFYACIVWAVGYMIAYPAWPLINGATPGVLGASTRADVVKEIERFDAANAEIKAALIAAPLASIPTDTALMAYAEPAGASVFRTNCSTCHGSGAAGVEGKGYPNLLDDDWLWGGTIEDIHLTITHGIRNTTDPDARYSQMPAFGVDELLEPAQIDAVVEHVLAISGQEHDATLATEGATLYAENCVACHMEVGEGDPTQGAPRLNDAIWLYGGSREKIKETIFYARFGVMPNWAGRLSEDEIRAVAAYVHSRGGGQ; this is translated from the coding sequence ATGTGCGCCAAGCAAGTGACGAAGAAACCGTCTGAACCAGTCGGCACGACGGGGCATCAGTGGGACGGGATCGAAGAGCTGAACAACCCGATGCCGCGCTGGTGGGTGTGGACCTTCTATGCCTGTATCGTCTGGGCAGTGGGATACATGATCGCCTATCCGGCCTGGCCGCTGATCAACGGGGCAACGCCGGGGGTTCTGGGCGCTTCAACCCGGGCGGATGTGGTCAAGGAGATTGAGCGCTTTGATGCGGCCAATGCCGAGATCAAGGCGGCCTTGATCGCGGCGCCGCTGGCGTCGATCCCGACGGATACCGCGCTGATGGCCTATGCCGAACCGGCCGGGGCATCGGTGTTCCGCACCAATTGTTCGACCTGCCATGGGTCGGGTGCGGCGGGGGTGGAAGGCAAAGGATACCCGAACCTTCTGGATGATGATTGGCTGTGGGGCGGCACGATCGAGGATATCCACCTGACCATCACCCATGGCATCCGCAACACGACCGATCCGGATGCGCGCTATTCGCAGATGCCTGCCTTCGGGGTGGATGAATTGCTGGAACCCGCGCAGATTGATGCGGTGGTGGAACATGTGCTGGCCATTTCCGGGCAGGAGCATGATGCGACGCTCGCCACCGAAGGGGCCACGCTTTACGCCGAGAATTGCGTTGCCTGCCATATGGAGGTGGGCGAGGGCGATCCGACGCAGGGTGCGCCGCGCCTGAACGATGCGATCTGGCTTTATGGCGGCAGCCGCGAGAAGATCAAGGAAACGATCTTTTACGCGCGGTTCGGCGTGATGCCGAACTGGGCCGGGCGGCTGAGTGAGGATGAGATCCGGGCGGTGGCGGCCTATGTCCATTCGCGCGGCGGCGGTCAGTGA
- the ccoN gene encoding cytochrome-c oxidase, cbb3-type subunit I has product MWDYTKLVVLGVIAVFAAIATNYAWDLAYQVNALVVMLAAGLTFMWTLRMMGEPKRATPNEYLDGVVRAGVIATTFWGVVGFLVGVWIAFQLAFPALNFEWAQGILNFGRLRPLHTSAVIFAFGGNALIMSSFYIVQRTSAARLWGGNLAWFVFWGWQLMIVLAATSYVLGGTQSKEYAETVWYIDWWIVVVWLSFLAVFMGTLINRKEPHIYVANWFLLAFIVTIAMLHVGNNLAIPVSIFSSQSVQVTAGVQDAMIQWWYGHNAVGFFLTAGFLGMMYYFIPKQAERPVFSYKLSIIHFWALIFLYIWAGPHHLHYTALPDWASTLGMTFSIMLWMPSWGGMINGLMTLSGAWDKLRTDPIIRMMVVSVGFYGMSTFEGPMMSIKAVNSLSHYTDWTIGHVHSGALGWNGMITFGALYFLTPRLWNREGLYSLKLVSWHFWLATIGIVLYASSMWVTGIMEGLMWREVDANGFLVNAFADTVAAKFPMYVVRGLGGAMFLTGALIMAYNLWMTVRAQPAKAPVNANNFVPAE; this is encoded by the coding sequence ATGTGGGATTACACGAAATTGGTCGTGCTGGGGGTCATTGCGGTTTTCGCCGCGATTGCCACCAATTATGCATGGGACCTGGCCTATCAGGTCAACGCGCTGGTGGTGATGCTGGCGGCAGGGCTTACGTTCATGTGGACGCTGCGCATGATGGGCGAGCCGAAGCGGGCGACGCCGAATGAATATCTGGATGGCGTGGTGCGCGCCGGGGTGATTGCCACGACCTTTTGGGGCGTGGTCGGGTTCCTGGTGGGGGTCTGGATCGCCTTTCAGCTGGCCTTTCCGGCGCTGAACTTTGAATGGGCGCAGGGGATATTGAACTTTGGCCGCCTGCGGCCGCTGCACACCAGCGCGGTGATCTTTGCCTTTGGTGGCAATGCGCTGATCATGTCGTCCTTCTACATCGTGCAGCGCACCAGCGCGGCGCGGCTGTGGGGCGGGAACCTCGCGTGGTTCGTGTTCTGGGGCTGGCAGTTGATGATCGTGCTGGCGGCGACAAGCTATGTTCTGGGCGGCACGCAATCCAAGGAATATGCAGAGACGGTCTGGTATATCGACTGGTGGATCGTGGTGGTCTGGCTGTCGTTCCTGGCCGTGTTCATGGGCACGCTGATCAACCGCAAAGAGCCGCACATCTATGTGGCGAACTGGTTCCTGCTGGCCTTTATCGTGACCATCGCGATGCTGCATGTGGGCAACAACCTGGCGATCCCGGTGTCGATCTTTTCTTCGCAATCCGTGCAGGTCACGGCGGGCGTGCAGGATGCGATGATCCAGTGGTGGTATGGGCATAACGCGGTGGGCTTCTTCCTGACCGCAGGTTTCCTTGGGATGATGTACTATTTCATTCCCAAGCAGGCCGAGCGGCCGGTGTTTTCCTACAAGCTGTCGATCATCCACTTCTGGGCGCTGATCTTCCTGTATATCTGGGCCGGTCCGCACCACCTGCATTACACCGCGCTGCCGGATTGGGCATCGACGCTGGGCATGACCTTTTCGATCATGCTGTGGATGCCAAGCTGGGGTGGCATGATCAACGGGCTGATGACGCTGTCGGGCGCCTGGGACAAGCTGCGGACCGATCCGATCATCCGGATGATGGTGGTATCGGTGGGCTTTTACGGCATGTCCACCTTTGAAGGCCCGATGATGAGCATCAAGGCCGTCAACTCACTTAGCCACTATACGGACTGGACCATCGGCCACGTGCATTCCGGTGCGCTGGGCTGGAACGGGATGATCACCTTTGGCGCGCTGTATTTCCTGACGCCGCGCCTGTGGAACCGGGAAGGGCTGTACAGCCTGAAGCTGGTAAGCTGGCACTTCTGGCTGGCGACGATCGGGATCGTTCTTTACGCGTCGTCGATGTGGGTGACCGGCATCATGGAAGGCCTGATGTGGCGTGAAGTGGATGCGAACGGGTTCCTTGTGAACGCTTTTGCCGACACGGTGGCCGCAAAGTTCCCAATGTATGTGGTACGGGGTCTGGGTGGGGCGATGTTCCTGACGGGCGCGCTGATCATGGCCTACAATCTGTGGATGACGGTGCGGGCGCAGCCTGCAAAGGCCCCCGTCAACGCCAACAACTTCGTTCCGGCAGAGTAA
- a CDS encoding glycosyltransferase family 4 protein, whose product MKVLLVHQNFPGQFLHLAPELARRGHEVMALTDAVNKRETRTQTLRYKHEAPKVDAAMSRLGRNYTTQSDRGVTVARCCLRLRRETGYVPDVIVGHSGWGETLFLKEVWPEAKLIVYAEFYYRGRGADVGFDPEAGDAGFDQVLIAQGRTAHLGQSLLHADAGISPTEWQASTYPPALRRMIEVIFDGVDTEAVRPDAAAQVTLPNGRVLHAGEEVLTFVNRNLEPYRGYHTFMRALPDVMAARPEAQVVIVGGDEVSYGPPPKDGRRWKDIYLDEVRDRLDLSRVHFIGKVPYATFTSLLQVSRAHAYLTYPFVLSWSMVESMAAGALVIGSDTAPVREVIQHGENGLLVDFFDIAGWSRTLTEALAEPARFQPLRDAARRTAVERYDLRSVCLPRMVAHVESFAP is encoded by the coding sequence GTGAAGGTTCTGCTGGTTCACCAGAATTTCCCCGGCCAGTTTCTGCACCTTGCCCCCGAATTAGCGCGGCGCGGGCATGAGGTGATGGCGCTGACCGATGCGGTCAACAAGCGCGAAACGCGGACCCAGACCCTGCGCTACAAGCACGAGGCCCCGAAGGTGGATGCCGCCATGTCGCGTTTGGGGCGGAATTACACCACGCAAAGCGACCGGGGGGTGACGGTGGCGCGCTGCTGCCTGCGGCTGCGGCGCGAGACAGGTTATGTGCCGGATGTGATTGTCGGGCATTCCGGATGGGGCGAAACGCTGTTCCTGAAGGAGGTCTGGCCCGAGGCGAAGCTGATCGTCTATGCCGAGTTCTATTATCGCGGGCGGGGCGCGGATGTGGGCTTCGACCCCGAGGCAGGCGATGCCGGGTTCGATCAGGTGCTGATCGCGCAGGGGCGGACGGCGCATCTGGGGCAATCCCTGCTGCATGCTGATGCGGGGATTTCGCCCACCGAATGGCAGGCATCCACCTATCCGCCCGCGCTGCGGCGGATGATCGAGGTGATCTTTGACGGGGTGGATACCGAGGCGGTTCGGCCCGATGCGGCGGCGCAGGTCACTCTGCCGAATGGGCGGGTGCTGCACGCGGGCGAGGAAGTGCTGACCTTCGTGAACCGCAATCTGGAGCCCTATCGCGGCTATCACACCTTCATGCGGGCGCTGCCCGACGTGATGGCGGCGCGGCCTGAGGCACAGGTGGTGATCGTGGGCGGGGATGAGGTGAGCTATGGCCCGCCCCCCAAGGACGGGCGGCGCTGGAAGGATATCTATCTGGATGAGGTGCGCGACAGGCTGGACCTGAGCCGCGTGCATTTCATCGGCAAGGTGCCCTATGCGACCTTTACCAGCCTGCTGCAGGTCAGCCGGGCGCATGCCTATCTGACCTATCCCTTCGTGCTGTCATGGTCGATGGTGGAGTCGATGGCGGCGGGGGCTTTGGTGATCGGGTCGGACACTGCCCCGGTGCGCGAGGTGATCCAGCATGGCGAGAACGGGCTGTTGGTGGATTTCTTTGACATTGCCGGATGGTCAAGAACGCTGACCGAGGCTTTGGCCGAACCTGCGCGGTTTCAGCCCCTGCGCGATGCGGCGCGGCGAACGGCGGTGGAACGGTATGACCTGCGCAGTGTCTGCCTGCCGCGCATGGTGGCCCATGTGGAAAGCTTTGCGCCGTAA
- a CDS encoding universal stress protein: MAYKTLLTVATRADRCELAITGAATLATAHDAHLDILALGVDVTQIGYSYVGSGAVILQATLDRAEQEAKEIEKAARKALAEQDPTLRYALEAAMTQLGALTELVAQRARFADLVVLPRPYGPGQGTESEAVVEAALFEGHAPVLILPDSGAGHAASPRRVVIAWNQSAEAMAAVRKALPILKQADLVSITVIDPPQTGVERSDPGGMLCQMLVRHGVKAEVTVLARTLPRVSDVLARHVRDSNADLLVMGAYGHSRFREAILGGATRNMLEQAEIPVLMAR, encoded by the coding sequence ATGGCCTACAAGACCCTGCTGACCGTCGCGACCCGCGCCGACCGCTGCGAGCTTGCAATTACAGGCGCGGCGACCCTCGCCACGGCCCATGACGCCCATCTTGATATTCTCGCCCTTGGCGTTGATGTCACGCAGATCGGCTATTCCTATGTCGGATCGGGGGCCGTCATCCTGCAAGCCACGCTTGACCGCGCGGAACAGGAAGCGAAAGAAATCGAAAAGGCCGCCCGCAAGGCGCTGGCCGAACAGGATCCCACCCTGCGCTACGCGCTTGAGGCGGCCATGACGCAGCTTGGCGCCCTTACCGAACTGGTGGCCCAGCGCGCGCGCTTTGCCGATCTGGTCGTCCTGCCGCGCCCCTATGGGCCGGGACAGGGCACCGAATCCGAAGCCGTCGTCGAAGCGGCCCTGTTCGAAGGCCATGCGCCAGTGCTGATTCTGCCCGACAGCGGCGCAGGCCACGCCGCCTCCCCCCGCCGCGTCGTAATCGCCTGGAACCAAAGCGCCGAGGCGATGGCCGCCGTGCGCAAGGCATTGCCCATCCTCAAACAGGCCGATCTGGTCAGCATCACGGTGATCGACCCGCCGCAGACGGGCGTCGAACGCTCTGATCCGGGCGGGATGCTGTGCCAGATGCTCGTGCGCCACGGGGTGAAGGCCGAGGTGACGGTGCTCGCCCGCACCCTGCCGCGCGTGTCGGATGTGCTGGCCCGCCATGTGCGCGACAGCAACGCCGACCTGCTGGTGATGGGCGCCTATGGCCATTCCCGCTTCCGCGAGGCGATCTTGGGCGGCGCCACGCGCAACATGCTTGAACAGGCCGAAATCCCGGTCCTGATGGCGCGCTAA